The Tachyglossus aculeatus isolate mTacAcu1 chromosome 7, mTacAcu1.pri, whole genome shotgun sequence genome includes a region encoding these proteins:
- the LOC119930658 gene encoding tubulin alpha-8 chain, which produces MRECISVHVGQAGVQIGNACWELYCLEHGIQPNGTMPGDATLGGGDDSFNTFFSETGAGKHVPRAVFVDLEPAVIDEVRNGIYKQLFHPEQLISGKEDAANNYARGHYTVGKEIIDLVLERIRKLSDQCTGLQGFLIFHSFGGGTGSGFTSLLMERLSVDYGKKSKLEFAIYPAPQVSTAVVEPYNSILTTHTTLEHSDCAFMVDNEAIYDICRRNLDIERPTYTNLNRLIGQIVSSITASLRFDGALNVDLTEFQTNLVPYPRIHFPLVTYAPIVSAEKAYHEQLSVAEITNACFEPSNQMVKCDPRHGKYMACCMLYRGDVVPKDVNAAIAAIKTKRTIQFVDWCPTGFKVGINYQPPTVVPGGDLAKVQRAVCMLSNTTAIAEAWARLDHKFDLMYAKRAFVHWYVGEGMEEGEFSEAREDLAALEKDYEEVGTDSMDGEDEGEEY; this is translated from the exons CGCGAATGCATCTCCGTCCACGTCGGCCAAGCCGGAGTGCAGATCGGCAATGCCTGCTGGGAGCTCTACTGCCTGGAGCATGGCATCCAGCCCAACGGCACCATGCCCGGCGACGCGACCCTCGGGGGTGGGGACGACTCCTTCAACACCTTCTTCAGTGAGACGGGGGCCGGCAAGCACGTGCCCCGGGCGGTCTTTGTGGACCTGGAGCCCGCCGTCATAG ATGAGGTGAGGAACGGGATCTACAAGCAGCTGTTCCACCCTGAGCAGCTGATCTCGGGGAAAGAGGATGCGGCCAACAACTACGCCCGGGGTCACTACACCGTAGGGAAGGAGATCATTGACCTGGTGCTCGAGCGCATCCGGAAATTG tCAGACCAGTGCACAGGCCTCCAGGGTTTCTTGATCTTCCACAGCTTCGGCGGAGGCACCGGCTCCGGTTTCACCTCCCTGCTGATGGAGCGCCTCTCGGTCGATTACGGCAAGAAGTCCAAGCTGGAGTTCGCCATCTACCCAGCCCCGCAGGTGTCCACGGCCGTGGTGGAGCCCTACAACTCCATCCTGACCACCCACACCACCCTGGAGCACTCGGACTGCGCCTTCATGGTGGACAACGAGGCCATCTACGACATCTGCCGCCGCAACCTGGACATCGAGCGGCCCACCTACACCAACCTCAACCGCCTCATCGGCCAGATCGTGTCGTCCATCACGGCCTCGCTGCGCTTCGACGGGGCCCTCAACGTGGACCTGACCGAGTTCCAGACCAACCTGGTGCCCTACCCCCGCATCCACTTCCCGCTGGTCACCTACGCGCCCATCGTCTCGGCCGAGAAGGCCTACCACGAGCAGCTGTCGGTGGCCGAGATCACCAACGCCTGCTTCGAGCCCTCCAACCAGATGGTCAAGTGTGACCCGCGGCACGGCAAGTACATGGCCTGCTGCATGCTCTACCGGGGGGATGTGGTGCCCAAGGACGTCAACGCTGCCATCGCCGCCATCAAGACCAAGCGCACCATCCAGTTTGTGGACTGGTGCCCCACCGGCttcaag GTTGGCATCAACTACCAGCCACCCACGGTGGTGCCCGGTGGGGACCTGGCCAAGGTGCAGCGGGCAGTCTGCATGCTGAGCAACACCACGGCCATCGCCGAAGCCTGGGCCCGCCTGGACCACAAGTTTGACCTGATGTACGCCAAGCGGGCCTTCGTGCACTGGTACGTCGGGGAGGGCATGGAAGAAGGAGAGTTTTCCGAGGCCCGGGAGGACCTGGCTGCTCTAGAGAAGGACTACGAGGAGGTGGGCACGGACTCTATGGACGGAGAAGATGAGGGCGAGGAGTACTAA